In one window of Tubulanus polymorphus chromosome 3, tnTubPoly1.2, whole genome shotgun sequence DNA:
- the LOC141901984 gene encoding uncharacterized protein LOC141901984, whose translation MQREGPVQFLRYHQGSVRGVAFHPKDRYLFCSGAYDGKVNLYSAKKAEYIQSYAITTVSLARNINAVRFTCDGARILATTTARRLAMIDIERGTQILSYDNCAFNGRDRTGLAADPLAPNIAVCCCVNGKGLTLFDFRMPLPLDFINDVHTDNIRDVTFLHETWPWGDRGRILLTAGADGMCKVLTFDGKIVHAIDAGHSLNSVCPTPEHYGSVQDDGFASLIMMGGSYACAYLPDSGIQEKLKENGDMPLWKIRYTSNGSMLYTACDRGVIRRYRRWPDYHEYLGDVYTHKADVEDMDISPYDEYLVTASKDRSVGVMRLGSPNHGVSEYGELT comes from the exons ATGCAGAGAGAAGGTCCGGTTCAGTTTCTACGCTATCATCAGGGTAGCGTTAGAGGAGTCGCATTTCATCCGAAG GATCGCTATTTGTTTTGTTCCGGAGCCTATGATGGTAAAGTCAATCTTTATTCAGCTAAAAAAGCTGAATACATTCAAAGTTATGCT ATAACTACAGTAAGTTTAGCGAGGAATATCAACGCAGTGCGTTTTACTTGTGACGGAGCCAGG ATTCTTGCTACTACGACTGCTAGAAGACTCGCTATGATTGACATTGAAAGAGGAACTCAGATTTTATCATATGATAATT gtgcgttTAATGGACGAGATCGAACAGGACTTGCAGCTGATCCTCTCGCTCCTAACATCGCCGTCTGCTGCTGCGTAAATGGAAAG GGTTTGACGTTGTTCGATTTTCGAATGCCATTGCCACTCGATTTTATCAATGAT gtTCATACAGATAACATCCGAGATGTGACGTTCCTACATGAAACATGGCCGTGGGGCGATCGTGGTAGGATCCTGTTGACTGCCGGtgctgatggcatgtgtaaa gTTCTTACGTTCGATGGTAAAATAGTTCACGCGATTGACGCTGGTCATAGTTTAAACAGTGTATGTCCTACACCTGAACATTACGGATCCGTTCAAGATGATGGTTTCGCGA GTTTGATAATGATGGGCGGTAGTTACGCGTGCGCTTACCTTCCTGATTCTGGTATTCAAGAAAAACTTAAAGAAAACGGAGATATGCCCCTGTGGAAAATAAG GTATACTTCTAATGGAAGTATGCTATACACGGCGTGTGATAGAGGTGTTATACGTCGGTATCGTAGATGGCCCGATTATCACGAGTATTTAGGAGATGTTTACACGCATAAAGCCGATGTTGAAGATATGGATATTTCTCCATACGATGAAT ATCTGGTAACGGCGTCTAAAGATCGCTCAGTAGGGGTTATGAGACTCGGGTCGCCGAATCATGGAGTTTCGGAATACGGTGAACTTACATAG